In a genomic window of Littorina saxatilis isolate snail1 linkage group LG6, US_GU_Lsax_2.0, whole genome shotgun sequence:
- the LOC138968295 gene encoding fibrinogen beta chain-like isoform X1, translating into MHLAEPEKMLSSALWVLCCTVAICSSVSASSDVRKQDYGRCPISSETIGQGPDTVIGRSSLQCASECSKTEQCQSVAVCPGDDPGHVLCELRNDFTQAQCSQGDIENHACHLAYKTTTELVCENGGTPNGTKCFCPLPFAGRLCQRYMRDCAEGYENGHQDEHKDAYLIQPITSPAPFLVECEFALGGMTYPLWRQVSGTSWSAVTWEQAKVGFGDDLNVEPDSKNFFVGLEKLHQILSQGLNNNQILSKYGPPWKTSSAYYDNFSVAAEPTKYQLSYDSFYAFADNPSLNGLDVGSGPVVFAAPGNDPNGCAGSRGAPGWYGSSCSGHSMFADPPTWPVPGQGSPELIEVLFVLVRSEPFWEE; encoded by the exons ATGCACCTAGCTGAACCTGAGAAAATGCTATCCTCGGCATTGTGGGTGCTGTGCTGCACTGTAGCGATCTGTAGTAGTGTCTCGGCGTCCAGCGACGTAAGAAAGCAAGATTATGGCAGGTGTCCGATATCCAGCGAGACTATCGGACAGGGTCCGGACACGGTTATCGGCCGCTCCAGCTTGCAGTGTGCGAGTGAATGCTCAAAGACTGAGCAGTGTCAGAGCGTTGCAGTGTGCCCTGGGGATGACCCTGGGCACGTGCTATGTGAGTTGAGAAACGACTTCACACAGGCGCAGTGCTCACAAGGCGACATCGAAAACCACGCCTGTCACCTGGCGTATAAG ACGACGACAGAGCTTGTGTGTGAGAACGGTGGAACTCCTAATGGCACCAAGTGTTTCTGTCCCCTGCCCTTCGCTGGAAGACTCTGTCAGCGATATATGAGAG acTGCGCTGAGGGTTACGAGAACGGACATCAGGACGAACACAAAGACGCGTACCTCATCCAGCCTATAACGTCACCAGCTCCATTCCTG GTGGAGTGTGAGTTTGCGTTGGGAGGGATGACGTATCCTTTGTGGAGGCAAGTCAGCGGAACGTCGTGGTCGGCGGTCACCTGGGAACAGGCCAAGGTGGGCTTTGGAGACGATCTGAACGTCGAGCCTGACTCTAAAAACTTCTTCGTCGGTCTGGAGAAGCTGCACCAAATCCTCAGTCAAGGACTGAACAACAACCAGATCCTGTCCAAATACGGACCCCCTTGGAAAACGAGCAGCGCTTACTATGACAACTTCTCTGTAGCAGCGGAGCCCACAAAGTACCAGCTGAGCTATGATTCTTTCTACGCCTTTGCAGATAACCCCTCCTTGAACGGACTGGATGTTGGCAGCGGTCCTGTTGTCTTTGCTGCCCCTGGAAACGATCCCAACGGCTGTGCTGGGTCCAGGGGAGCGCCGGGGTGGTACGGGTCAAGCTGCAGTGGACACAGCATGTTCGCTGACCCCCCCACCTGGCCGGTGCCTGGACAAGGCAGCCCGGAGCTGATAGAGGTCCTGTTCGTCTTAGTTCGATCAGAGCCGTTTTGGGAGGAGTGA
- the LOC138968295 gene encoding fibrinogen gamma-B chain-like isoform X2 — protein MTPGKKTTTELVCENGGTPNGTKCFCPLPFAGRLCQRYMRDCAEGYENGHQDEHKDAYLIQPITSPAPFLVECEFALGGMTYPLWRQVSGTSWSAVTWEQAKVGFGDDLNVEPDSKNFFVGLEKLHQILSQGLNNNQILSKYGPPWKTSSAYYDNFSVAAEPTKYQLSYDSFYAFADNPSLNGLDVGSGPVVFAAPGNDPNGCAGSRGAPGWYGSSCSGHSMFADPPTWPVPGQGSPELIEVLFVLVRSEPFWEE, from the exons ACGACGACAGAGCTTGTGTGTGAGAACGGTGGAACTCCTAATGGCACCAAGTGTTTCTGTCCCCTGCCCTTCGCTGGAAGACTCTGTCAGCGATATATGAGAG acTGCGCTGAGGGTTACGAGAACGGACATCAGGACGAACACAAAGACGCGTACCTCATCCAGCCTATAACGTCACCAGCTCCATTCCTG GTGGAGTGTGAGTTTGCGTTGGGAGGGATGACGTATCCTTTGTGGAGGCAAGTCAGCGGAACGTCGTGGTCGGCGGTCACCTGGGAACAGGCCAAGGTGGGCTTTGGAGACGATCTGAACGTCGAGCCTGACTCTAAAAACTTCTTCGTCGGTCTGGAGAAGCTGCACCAAATCCTCAGTCAAGGACTGAACAACAACCAGATCCTGTCCAAATACGGACCCCCTTGGAAAACGAGCAGCGCTTACTATGACAACTTCTCTGTAGCAGCGGAGCCCACAAAGTACCAGCTGAGCTATGATTCTTTCTACGCCTTTGCAGATAACCCCTCCTTGAACGGACTGGATGTTGGCAGCGGTCCTGTTGTCTTTGCTGCCCCTGGAAACGATCCCAACGGCTGTGCTGGGTCCAGGGGAGCGCCGGGGTGGTACGGGTCAAGCTGCAGTGGACACAGCATGTTCGCTGACCCCCCCACCTGGCCGGTGCCTGGACAAGGCAGCCCGGAGCTGATAGAGGTCCTGTTCGTCTTAGTTCGATCAGAGCCGTTTTGGGAGGAGTGA